Within Xiphophorus hellerii strain 12219 chromosome 10, Xiphophorus_hellerii-4.1, whole genome shotgun sequence, the genomic segment tatattctgACTGAAGGTcttcagcaacaacaaaagctcacatttaattcacaaaatgtaattacTTTAGACTTTAATTACCTCTTTACTGGGAGTCATAATTTCCTTTGTAGTATATCACCTCATTTGCACAATTTAGGGTGAAATTGTCAGAACCTAAAGATCTCTAAACAATTTTAATGACGGTAAAATGATGACACTGCTATTGCAAAAGAGTTTGCCCAATAAAAATAACCCACACATGTGATATAAGCAGCAGAAAGATATCTTAACGTGAAAAACAGCAGATGATCGcagatatatgtatatatacagtatataaaaaaacaacaatgtgatGCACTGCTAAACATTTATGCTGCTATTTTACTGAACAGGACGAATCTTAAAGCTGATGGCTTTCAATGAATAGTTGTGGCCTTTCCACGTGGACCATTCCACTCCAACAGCGTAGAGAGTATCATCAGCTCCCCAGCGATAAATCCCATTGGGGTTGTTCACATGACAGCTTCCGTACCAAAACCCCCCTAGGAATATTCTGGCACAACCTGATTGAGAACTATCCCGATCTTTGTCAAAGGTGGAAAATTTGAATCCATTATGACGATTTAGAGAGTCTCCTGCAGGAACAAAGATGAAATTAGCCCACAGTTAGAAACATTTCACTTCAAATGTTATACAGAAACAACTTagaagtgtttgttttcatcctcctttaattttatgtcttaaaatgaaactaaatgcAACCAACTTCCTTCAGAGTCAATTACTAGAGTAAATTCTATTagtaatttaatgtaatttaatatcATTACCATTTAATATCAGTATAAATGGAGCTGCTCATTTAGCATCTCTGAGGCTATCACCTCAGAGATATGATAGtgagcaaaacacacacagaaaaaaacatcataaagacCCAGGAGTAtggcagacaggtcagggacaAAACTCAGGTGAGGTTTAATTGAGGAGCTTCAGAGAagagaatctgttgacaagaCAACTATCTATCTTGCACTACACACATTTTGCCTGTATGGAAGAGTAGCAAAGAGAATTgctttactgaaataaaaccaCTGAAAGTCTAGTTCTTAGCTTTCTACAAGCCATCAGACAGAcacagcaaatatttatttatttattgctcttCATCCAAAACATCTTATACAAAGTAAACTCAGGTGGCTGATTACAAATGGAAACCAAACTTTTTCGATttttatatgtgaaaaaaaatttaaaccatGTATAGTTATTACAGTTATGCACAATTATTTAGTGTTTATCAGAGAAGAGATAAATGAGCTTGTGTCTCAACCACATACTCACCTGCACCTCCATTACTGAATCCAGAGACATGCAGAATATATCCATAAGACTCTGGACCAACAGAGAACGAGGAGTAACGAGCAAACGCCTTATTTCCTTCAAAATCCTCCATGTCGACCAGCAGCTCATACTTTTTCCTGAGACTTAAGTGGAAGAGCCTTTCCAGAcctaaaaaaccccaaaattttAATAGATAGTTGGTTTTTCTTAAACTTCATGGCTGTTTCAGTTTCAGGTCTCACCAAGCCAGTACTCTCCATCAGCATTCCCAAAGCCCTCCTTGTAATGACCCCAAGGCCTGTAGAAGTTCACGGAGCCGTCCATCCTCCTCTGGaacacctaaaaaaaacacaaagaaaaaaacaactgaaactgaTGTTCTTGAATTTAATATTGAACTGAGAATGATTGTTCATAACAAAGTTCAATGCAGAGCAGCTGATCGCATCAATGAAGATCAATCTGTCTGAAGATGATAAGAAACTGAAGAGTTCAGACACTCACTGTCCACCGTCCTCCCAAAGAGTTCATGTCACAGAacacctgcagaaacacaaacaggaagctgctCAGACCTGCATCTCTGTTGAACTGATACAGAAAGCAAATCCTAAAATTTACTTCAGCTCATTGCTTTGAAGAATAATGTGAAAATCAAAGATATGACAATAACGTTCCTTCCTATACGGTTCCTATTTTGTTGGGTGATGGCACTCATTAAAACGTAATGCTTGTTAAATTGCTGACTGtatggtgttttctttacagctttgtaatttttttgtttttataatgtaaagcaTTTTATCTGCCTTGCTGCTCAAATGTGCTACACAAGTAAACCTGAACTTGCGTTACTGATACGTGACATATTCCAAAATAGATTGTGATATCATTAAGGATGTCTTTATGTGGCTAATTctttcagatttctttcataCAACTCATTGAACAATAGAGTTGATCCAATAGTTAACATAACACATGGAACTCATTAAGACATACTGTAAGTCTAAGGTACATCTGTTTCCAGCTGTGATTTACACTGATGTATTATATCCAGGTTTGGGCAGCCTACGCTTCAAATCAAAAATTGtgatttaggattttttttggGTTGTGATAGGAGAGATAATTCTGTCCTGTGTGTcttttttgtgtacattttcaGGTTATGTTTTTCCTTCTATTAAAACAGTCTAAagttatgaaatatttaaatgtcttctaatatttgttttactctACCTGGACAGCCGAAGTGGCCCCAATAGGATAGATAGTGTAAACGCCGCTGGGTTTTCTGTTATCATGGTTATAGATGTCGCTGCAGTCCAGAGGAAGGACAAGAGGCGCACAGCTGGCCCATAGAGGAATGAGGAAGAGCAGGAGAgctgacagcagctgcagaagaACAGATTCCATCTCTTATTAGAAATGCTATGTAAGCACTTTGTTTATGAGAAGGCTAAAGTTTTGtctcaaaatatatataatgcAATATGTAGATTCACTTCTGAGAGGTGGGTAAAAACTTcaagtcaaaaataaacaaataaatgaaaataatgatttaagTGCTTTGTCACCACAACAACTTATTGTGGATTTACTTCAATTGACACAGGACCAAAATTATTCGTACATTAATGTCTGCTAGTTGTTGGCTAAGTACCCTTCAGTTTCAAAGACGTGATACTTTTTTATGTAGCCATCAACAACTTCTGGCATTTTTACAGCTGAATATTTGACCACTGTTCTTGGATTGGTTCACTTTAGTTGGCTATTTTATTGACATAAACTTAAACAtcaatattggaaaaaaaaaacccaaaacactaGTTTCTTTgcagtaaattaaataataaaaacttagcagaaaaaaattagGCAAATGTTTGGTATGTGATCCTTTGAGTAGTTTCAATATGTCTTAGGTACAACATAACTAATGCAACCCTAAAACAGCTGTAAACTCACCTTCATGTTCTTAGTTGTGCCGCAGGAAAAGGGATGAAACTGCCAGGAAGAGATCCTGTGAGTTCTGCTATAGCGATCTGATGTCAGTCTCTGGTCTCTCTGAGacttttataaacaacaaaTTAGTAAATGATCAACATCGCATACCCAAAACACCTTAGACTTTGTGACAGTGTATTCACGAGAATGTGAACAACGTCTGATTAACATTTAACTAGTGATCatataaaacacacttttttccatattttaattGGCTGACAAATGAGTCAAAGAGCAGGGGATATTTCCTGCACAAATTTAAGAGCAAGTGTTGCAAGTCAGCTATCATTTAATTCAAATGTCTAAACTATATCTGTGGCAGAGACTCTATTgctgtagcatttttataaaccttaaaaaaatcaaacagacCAAGTGATATGCCTACATGGAAAGGAAGGGGAAAAATAGAAAGACGTAATGTAGCAATCAAAATTGTAATAATTAGCCAAAAGTCAAGATAAGAATTAATCTAAGATAACAAAAGCTAGCTTGTGTGTGAAGTTGTTGGAATTTTACATTTCTCCAGGACTGTTTCACAGTTTACTCTCTGAAAGAGAACAAGATCTATCATCCTACAGCATCAATGATGACTTGTTCGTTTTCAGATGTTCATTAAACAAGAATATTAGTAAGGCTATAAGGAAAGATATAACTATGAGTATTAAGGACCCAAGAGGGAACATTGACCTGATGAAtgaggaaatgtttctttttatcccGTTTCTCTCAGGTCGTCTTTGTACAGCCTGTATCTGGGTCCGGTCTGATTCACGAGAATGTGGGTTAGTGGAACAATGTCTGATTAACATTTAACTAGTGATCATATAAAGCatggatttctgtttttattgctcttgTGCTGAGAGCCTGTTCCTGCGCTGCCATGATTACGGTGTCTTCCATAGTCTGTTTGTTGGCCATCAGGTGGAGAACCACATCATTCCAGCAGATTTTTGCTTGTGACATCTTCTTTCATAGAGAATGCTGATGTTCACACACTATGATTTGCATTGTTTGCATCAAGTCAAATATGCATTTCCAATACAAAAAACATAGCTTAAATCAGTTAGTAAAACTACTCAGATAATTAACTCTCCATAAAGAGCATCTGAAAGAACCTTTTCCTCTGCATCAAGAACTTCAAGATGAAATATGAAATTCTGGGAAGAGACTCATAAAGTCAAAGATGTTGACCAAGAAGGTATTTCCTCAAATGGTGATAGCTAAGCCTAAGATAACAACCTGAGATCAACTTTATGGAGTGAAAAGACAAGAAAGGAATCGTCACCAAGAATCATTAGTTGTCACCAGAAGTTGGTCCAGAAGCTGATTGCTGTAAATATTAACTCTGCATGAACTGGAATTACTCAGAATAAACTCACAGCTGAAACTGTGTTGCTGAAGGAAAAAGGCTTAGTCAATATCTGTGTTCATTTTcacatgaagctgctgctgtttaatAAGTTGTCTGTGTGAGAGGATTCTTCGCTGACAAGTCAAAACTCTTCCTAAATATCTGGCAGCAAGATGTGTTCATTGTTCTTTGTACAAGTGGGGCAGATGATGTGAACTATGATGGTAGATCACtctctgaggaaaaaaaacaacatgtaacCCTCTGCCCAGCCAACACACACTTTGAAACACCACGGGGTGAAAATAATCTGCTGATTTATGAGAGCAACAAGTTCAAACTCCTGCTTAACATTGAAGCCAGAATGTATCTGTACACAGTAGATACACAGgatctacattttatttagaactCAAATGCTATATTTCTGTCTTCTGACTGAAGatcaatagaagaaaaaaaagaaaagaaaaagctttacCATTAAATTAGTGCAGTCGGTCTCAGTCACCATAACAATGCAATAACTAGAATCTAAAATATCTTTTAGAGTGAAATTCACcatccattttaaaatgtttctaaccCCCCTTCTGGGGTAATTTGAGGATACGGAACAAATCAAGCTTTAGTATTTGAGCATCAAGCCATGGCAGAACAATCTAGCCTTTGTTGACATTAGGAGGAAACATGCCTAGACTTTTCTTGCTGTGAGTCTTACTGGAATTCCTGAGACTTTACTGTTGTTCGGGCAAAGCaacactgttagaccttttattgtaattttacagtaactcgctggcaacagtgttggcagcaagttactgtaattaccattctacagtacctttactgttatgatatttcacagttaatgtttactgtgagtgtgctttacagttataactgctttattgtaaatgtagtttatagTATAATactgtaattgtattttatagtaaagctggtctactgtgaacttgtttcacaacataatgtcaggtttactgtaaattaaagtttacatttttttaatataagaatattttaccataaaccgaaagatttcataaaagaaattttagtccaagtactgtgaataacaggtatttattttcagcagatttgtagaaataaaatccatttacatattcgcaatgtcataaaaaacaatgtcacaatacaatataatgtgctgtaaaacaacaaaaccatagaacacatttcctacatcagaagaacttttattccatttgtCAAACTaaatcagtgggatccatcttgtggaagctgaactgtaaagaataagacagacaatgtgagaggtcatgagatggtcaggaagttatctacattgTCAAATCAACAGGAAggttgacaaattaagctgaagtgacaatgttcaaaTGCATAacatctttgtcataaagcagcattaagttgataatttgtttaaaaaaaatcaattgcactgaagtgataatagaagctgcataaagaatgagcgggactggcttcacttcaggtttttggattgtttatggcaaaagcagttagtcagtcttcagtaattcaaaagattgcgtactacaaatgtccccaaggggacgatgaagtacaacaacCTTTTTAGTCcttttgttggtgctgacggattactgcaaaggtgtgcctaataaactgaaaactgcatagtataaaaatacaccacacttaaacgactacacacttatacatttctgtgatttattaagagatgcagcgacatccactttttactacggacacagaaaagatgcaggctactctaaagggctattgtgtaggaatcacattgcatttataaataatcattaaaatcatattaaaaaggctaaagtaaagtcagagcatgcaagataggaggaaaagacaacaaaataataaacatttggtaaaacacttacctagttggaagtcctccattcaaattcagcaagttgttggaagaaggtggtgatctgggagttgacactgactactttcctcttgacaagacttcccgtcttgcggcttgtaccgactttggctgtgcatttggtatcaacatctggattgatcctcacaaagaatcttttaacagaaataaaatatattaattgtattttttaaaatgaagacgtacaatacagcaatcagctatggttcttcatcatcagtcaaactgtcattaaatttaattcataaatggcttggtgtagagtacttgccgttgtatcatctccagcgtggtggatgctgtctcctgatactccagattgaagacataatatgacccaaaaaagacagcaaggacgctggcaaagtcatgtagttgctcaggctcgaaaaataccttctcctccatactgaccatccaccgggttgcagacatcaagctatttcctaaaatagacaaacccttgtcaggctaacactagtgagtaaaagtacagactaccataacaattacatacattgctacaaaaaaattacagtgatagaaaatattcctcttaccaagcatgattacccttggtgtagtgggtaaggtcatttccatttcaacagacatcttggtagaagatacctttaaaacataaaaggaaaactctcttaaatatgaattactggtagtaatttatatttaaagggccagttcacccagattacaacaggtttttgagaatCTCACcccggagactagactagattttacccctacatcctgctaccactctgaaacagcggatgtgaatgacagtttgtggggctaaatgcattttttaaagcattacattccacaagtacagttccacaagtgttcagtctgacttctgcaatggcggtgactcctgtgcatgtgggacctgaatgcagaaaatgttctgaaggaagcaggacattgctctattccacatgcaaacagataattagctgtgtgttgatgtttcttcacatgactacaaaattctgtaaattctgaagtccaaatgctgcagaatttacacctgtacatagttgcacctgttagtactgacttaactttaaatttgcaggagcatggtttaaacatgtgaacagtccttatatgtaaccagggttggaaattaactttttgtccACCTGTCACTGTGGCTGAACCAActcagaaaataacagaaactactttaatgtttttcacctttgtcctcatttacagactcttatacactatgttggagatgtaatggtactttagcaggctaaccagctgtagcaagctcaaagttatagattaggttagctgctcctctacatttccagactattttgtggcttcaaatatgtttgaagagctgtctttttacctgttgtcttgtcttttgaagagatgaagctatgttagcagtcagcaggacagaattgaacagccacttggagggaaaaagcttgggactttaaaaaaagtcatctgaagaaaagaaaaaaaagaacaaagttagaaattcatccttgctgacctacgtagctaatctgcacttttaacatttgcaagatcatggtttaaacaaatgaacagtcattagacgtaaaaaaaaaaaaagagaagggggggaggatcaattatcagttaaggttatattgttcgacaaaggatgtaacaacaatgctaacagacactcagcactgagctaatctcaacccaaagccgcccgaggaagattaagcggtaaaagtcaagctaaaaccttcaacggtaaaattagcaccttagctaacgttaattccgaaccagctcaaaaaataacaccatcatattttcctttctttcacctcatttacagacacgtaacttataacgttgcaatatgccagttatataaaacaccagagttagtaacgtaaaggtaacgttattttaccaggctaaccagcacaaaccagcTCATGCTATCATGCTAAGTTATAGCATGATAGCATGAAGCTATAagttacgttaactccatctaaaatgtacatttccagactaggttttggcttcaaacagttttctaagaagtgttttcttacctgtcttgaagagctgaagcagtgtgagcccacagcacggagacagagctgcacttgcacttggagggaaaaagcttcggagtttaaaacaaacgtcatcagaaaacagttggaagcgaagccacgcttgatgacgtagctagataaactgcatattaatattagctaggatgtgaaaaaaacaaaagtacatgctctctttctgccttaaaaatatgttaaccactaaaggagtaaaaatacagaaacagggaaccacgatgaagcagctatgatgaccgttggaaatcaaatataattcttactgtatattataagtacagtaccactactgtaatgtgtaaacagtaaattactgcaaattcaaaacatacagtaagttactgtaatactatgtactatacccataatgcaatgcaaattacagtaactacttgtaaagatgtcttatggtagttttactgggcattttgtggtatttaactgtaataaatacagcaaaggctaacagtgaACAAGTCAAACCCAATCCTGAACATTTTGAACCAAAATAATTATCCACTGGATCAATAAAGTAGTTTAAAGCAAAACTCTAACCTTAGAATCTCAAAGAGATACATCATTATTCTGTAATGATCCTGACTGAGGATcatcttttaaatgtttctaaaaccCTTTCTGGGGTGAATCTGAGGACATGGAACAGATCGATCTTTAGATTTTGAACATCAAGccatagaaaaataaatccatgaaTCCATCACCGCCACCAACATCCACCATTCATCTTCCCAAGTCAAAACTCTTCCTAAATATCTGACAGCAAGATGTGTTCATTGTTCTTTGTACAAGTGGGGCAGATGATGTGAACTATGATGGTAGATCACtctctgaggaaaaaaacaacatgtaacCCTCTACCCAGCCAACACACACTTTGAAACACCACGGGGTGAAAATAATCTGCTGATTTGTGAGAGCAACAAGTCCAAACTCCTGCTTAACATTGAAGCCAGAATGAATTCTTGCATGTATTTTCTTGGCACATCTGAACAGATCCTCAATAGTTCATTGAGTTCTACATGTCACAGAGACTTGAACAAGTGGGTGTTCCAGATACTTCAGTGGGAGTAGCTATAAAGATATAAGAACAAACCCCAAATCAAGAACTCAAACAAGTCAAAAAAGCTTCCATTGAACAACTCGTCTTCATCAGGTAGGGAAATCCTCATGTTTCTGAAGAGCTGCATAATTGTTTGCTTGTCATCATTTTATCCAACAACATAACAGATTCATTTCATAGTTCTGGAATTGTTTCTGTATTTACCTCCTGATGTTGCTGTCTGTCCTCTTAGATCAGAGACATGTCCTCAAATCAGGTTGAGATTGCCGCCCTCGGCCGGCCTTTCGCCTTGGGAATGCTGTATGATGCTCGCAAAGATCAGCTGATAACAGGTGAGAACAAACCTGCTCATTTCTGGAGATTATTTAGACTCAAACAGGGGGCAGATAGTTGTGGTTTGAAACTGTGTTTCCCAATTCTGAGCCTCAAGAACAACTGCCCTGAATGTTTTAGCTGCTTCCTTGCTTTGGTACAAAGACTTTTGCTGAATTAAAAACAGTTGAGTCAGGAGCGTTAAAGCAATGAAAGTCACACAGGTCAAACAATTCATCAGgaagagt encodes:
- the LOC116726671 gene encoding microfibril-associated glycoprotein 4-like; the protein is MKLLSALLLFLIPLWASCAPLVLPLDCSDIYNHDNRKPSGVYTIYPIGATSAVQVFCDMNSLGGRWTVFQRRMDGSVNFYRPWGHYKEGFGNADGEYWLGLERLFHLSLRKKYELLVDMEDFEGNKAFARYSSFSVGPESYGYILHVSGFSNGGAGDSLNRHNGFKFSTFDKDRDSSQSGCARIFLGGFWYGSCHVNNPNGIYRWGADDTLYAVGVEWSTWKGHNYSLKAISFKIRPVQ